Proteins from a single region of Acidimicrobiales bacterium:
- a CDS encoding bifunctional 3,4-dihydroxy-2-butanone-4-phosphate synthase/GTP cyclohydrolase II, with protein MPFARIEDAIEAIGRGDIVVVVDDEDRENEGDLVMAAEAATPEKIAFFVAHTSGVICVPLLPERADELELPLMVTDNTESQRTAFTVSVDYRHGTTTGISAEDRASTIHALIDPHTRPAELNRPGHIFPLRYRAGGVLKRAGHTEATVDLVTAAGLYPAGVLCELVSEDKTRMARLPELERFAEKHGLLLVTIAELIRYRRHKDKLVTCIAGPARIPTDHGDFAGYVYESHIDGEHHLAVVRGDVRGQSDVLVRVHSECLTGDVFGSLRCDCGPQLAEAVRLIAEEGSGVIIYLRGHEGRGIGLAHKLRAYNLQEQGRDTVDANLELGLPVDNREYGIGAQILVDLGVTTMRLMTNNPMKYGGLEGFGLDIVDRVTLELHSNPENIEYLRTKRERLGHILDGLDDVL; from the coding sequence ATGCCGTTCGCCCGGATCGAGGACGCCATCGAGGCCATCGGCCGCGGCGACATCGTGGTGGTGGTCGACGACGAGGACCGCGAGAACGAGGGCGACCTGGTCATGGCGGCGGAGGCCGCGACGCCCGAGAAGATCGCCTTCTTCGTGGCCCACACCTCGGGGGTCATCTGCGTCCCGCTGCTGCCCGAGCGCGCCGACGAGCTCGAGCTCCCGCTGATGGTGACGGACAACACCGAGTCGCAGCGCACCGCCTTCACCGTGAGCGTGGACTACCGCCACGGCACGACCACGGGCATCTCCGCCGAGGACCGCGCCTCGACCATCCACGCCCTGATCGACCCGCACACGCGCCCGGCCGAGCTCAACCGGCCGGGGCACATCTTCCCGCTGCGGTACCGGGCGGGCGGGGTGCTGAAACGCGCCGGGCACACCGAGGCCACCGTCGACCTCGTGACCGCCGCGGGCCTGTACCCCGCCGGGGTCCTGTGCGAGCTCGTCTCGGAGGACAAGACCCGCATGGCCCGGCTGCCCGAGCTGGAGCGCTTCGCCGAGAAGCACGGGTTGCTGCTGGTGACCATCGCGGAGCTGATCCGCTACCGGCGCCACAAGGACAAGCTGGTGACGTGCATCGCCGGCCCGGCGCGGATCCCCACCGACCACGGCGACTTCGCCGGGTACGTCTACGAGTCCCACATCGACGGCGAGCACCACCTGGCGGTGGTGCGCGGCGACGTGCGGGGCCAGAGCGACGTCCTCGTGCGCGTCCACTCGGAGTGCCTGACCGGTGACGTCTTCGGCTCATTGCGCTGCGACTGCGGGCCCCAGCTGGCCGAGGCCGTCCGGCTCATCGCCGAGGAGGGGTCCGGCGTCATCATCTACCTGCGCGGCCACGAGGGCCGCGGCATCGGGCTGGCGCACAAGCTGCGCGCCTACAACCTCCAGGAGCAGGGCCGCGACACCGTCGATGCCAACCTCGAGCTGGGCCTGCCCGTTGACAACCGCGAGTACGGCATCGGCGCCCAGATCCTCGTGGACCTCGGGGTCACCACCATGCGCCTCATGACCAACAACCCCATGAAGTACGGGGGGCTCGAGGGCTTCGGGCTCGACATCGTGGACCGGGTCACGCTCGAGCTGCACTCGAACCCCGAGAACATCGAGTACCTGCGCACCAAGCGCGAGCGGCTCGGCCACATCCTCGACGGCCTTGATGACGTCCTCTGA
- the rplT gene encoding 50S ribosomal protein L20, translating into MARVKRAVNGKKHRRAVLEQAEGYYGNRSRSFRSANEAVMHSLQYAYRDRRARKGDFRRLWIQRINAAARENGTSYSRLIAGLRQAEVVVDRKVLADLAVTDPGAFSQLVGVATSALADGAPTPVGAEAGDAS; encoded by the coding sequence ATGGCCAGGGTGAAGCGCGCCGTCAACGGCAAGAAGCACCGTCGCGCCGTCCTCGAGCAGGCAGAGGGCTACTACGGCAATCGCAGCCGCAGCTTCCGCTCGGCCAACGAAGCGGTCATGCACTCCCTGCAGTACGCGTACCGCGACCGCCGGGCGCGCAAGGGTGACTTCCGCCGGTTGTGGATCCAGCGGATCAACGCCGCCGCCCGCGAGAACGGCACCAGCTACAGCCGGCTGATCGCCGGCCTCCGGCAGGCGGAGGTCGTCGTCGACCGCAAGGTCCTCGCCGACCTGGCGGTGACCGACCCGGGCGCCTTCTCGCAGCTCGTCGGGGTGGCCACCTCGGCGCTGGCCGACGGGGCCCCCACGCCGGTGGGGGCGGAGGCCGGGGACGCGTCCTGA
- the rpmI gene encoding 50S ribosomal protein L35, whose amino-acid sequence MPKMKTDRGAAKRFKITGTGRLRRRQANRSHILEKKSSVRTRRLGREVEVSPADRREVRRLLGR is encoded by the coding sequence ATGCCGAAGATGAAGACCGACCGGGGCGCCGCCAAGCGCTTCAAGATCACGGGGACGGGCCGGCTGCGGCGCCGGCAGGCCAACCGGTCACACATCCTCGAGAAGAAATCGAGCGTCCGCACGCGCCGCCTGGGGCGGGAAGTCGAGGTGTCCCCGGCGGACCGCCGCGAGGTGCGGCGCCTGCTCGGTCGGTAA
- the infC gene encoding translation initiation factor IF-3, which produces MATPTTTEPRINDRIRARDVRLVDPEGQQLGIRPLPEALAIARQLDLDLVEVAPLANPPVCRVMDYGKYKFDEAQKAKESRRKTTSVGIKEMKYRPKIGPGDFDTKTRQVLKFLNEGHKVKVTIMFRGREVFHPELGKKILDRVAEHVDGAARVESEARLDGRNMVMVLAPDKRAKQAAAARAAQHEDDGPVEAGAPPPTAVATGGAGPAGTDGGAPADTAGAPPGGTAPGGEEGN; this is translated from the coding sequence ATCGCCACACCGACGACGACCGAGCCCAGGATCAACGACCGTATCCGCGCACGCGACGTGCGCCTGGTGGACCCCGAGGGCCAGCAGCTCGGGATACGGCCGCTGCCCGAGGCGCTCGCAATCGCCCGCCAGCTCGACCTCGACCTGGTCGAAGTAGCGCCCCTGGCCAACCCGCCCGTCTGCCGCGTCATGGACTACGGCAAGTACAAGTTCGACGAGGCGCAGAAGGCCAAGGAGTCCAGGCGCAAGACCACCAGTGTCGGGATCAAGGAGATGAAGTACCGGCCCAAGATCGGGCCCGGGGACTTCGACACCAAGACCCGACAGGTCCTCAAGTTCCTGAACGAGGGGCACAAGGTCAAGGTCACGATCATGTTCAGGGGTCGCGAGGTGTTCCATCCCGAGCTCGGCAAGAAGATCCTCGACAGGGTGGCCGAGCATGTCGACGGGGCGGCGAGGGTGGAGTCCGAGGCGAGGCTCGACGGTCGGAACATGGTGATGGTGCTGGCACCGGACAAGCGGGCCAAGCAGGCGGCCGCCGCCCGGGCCGCACAGCACGAGGACGACGGCCCGGTCGAGGCCGGCGCGCCGCCGCCGACGGCGGTGGCGACCGGGGGAGCGGGCCCGGCAGGCACCGACGGTGGAGCGCCTGCCGACACGGCGGGTGCGCCTCCGGGTGGTACGGCACCCGGCGGCGAGGAAGGGAACTGA
- the ribH gene encoding 6,7-dimethyl-8-ribityllumazine synthase, producing MTSSDATALSPEAVEAAAARVGASYVGDAGHGDARVAVVCAKFNGGITERLLAGVLAGLEANGVKAVTVSVAWVPGAFELPLAARRLAASGAVDAVVALGAVIRGDTAHFDFVAGECASGLQRVALDTGVPVVFGVLTTETVDQALSRSLDGEQNKGYEAAVTALEMADLLRALPASAG from the coding sequence ATGACGTCCTCTGACGCCACCGCGCTCTCGCCCGAAGCCGTCGAGGCGGCCGCGGCGCGCGTCGGCGCGTCGTACGTGGGGGACGCCGGCCACGGTGACGCCCGGGTGGCGGTCGTGTGCGCCAAGTTCAACGGCGGGATCACCGAGCGGTTGCTCGCCGGCGTGCTCGCCGGCCTGGAGGCGAACGGCGTGAAGGCCGTCACCGTGAGCGTGGCGTGGGTGCCCGGCGCCTTCGAGCTGCCGCTGGCGGCACGGCGCCTGGCGGCGTCCGGGGCCGTCGACGCCGTGGTGGCGTTGGGGGCGGTCATCCGCGGCGACACCGCCCACTTCGACTTCGTGGCGGGCGAGTGCGCCTCCGGGCTCCAGCGCGTCGCCCTCGACACCGGCGTGCCCGTCGTCTTCGGCGTGCTCACGACCGAGACCGTCGACCAGGCCCTGTCCCGGTCGCTCGACGGCGAGCAGAACAAGGGGTACGAGGCGGCGGTGACGGCGCTCGAGATGGCGGACCTGCTGCGCGCCCTGCCGGCGTCGGCCGGCTGA
- the rpe gene encoding ribulose-phosphate 3-epimerase — MLRIAPSVLSADFGNLAEAVGEVAPEADWLHVDVMDGHFVPNLTIGPPVVRSLRRHTGLFLDCHLMMTDPGAFLEAFRQAGADGCTVHVEVGETSALLAEAKALGLRAGLAINPETPYEAIDPFLAEADLILCMTVHPGFGGQAFMAEVLPKIARTRAALDRRGLGADLEVDGGIDEGTAGAVVRAGARVLVAGSAIFGDEHPWEAARRIRLAGEKALAEAT; from the coding sequence ATGCTGCGGATCGCCCCGTCGGTGTTGTCGGCTGACTTCGGCAACCTGGCCGAGGCGGTGGGCGAGGTGGCCCCCGAGGCGGACTGGCTGCACGTCGACGTCATGGACGGCCACTTCGTCCCGAACCTGACGATCGGCCCCCCGGTGGTGCGCTCGCTGCGGCGCCACACCGGGCTGTTCCTCGACTGCCATCTCATGATGACCGACCCGGGGGCCTTCCTCGAGGCGTTCCGCCAGGCCGGGGCGGACGGGTGCACCGTCCACGTCGAGGTGGGGGAGACTTCGGCGCTCCTGGCCGAGGCGAAGGCCCTCGGGCTGCGCGCCGGGCTGGCGATCAACCCCGAGACGCCCTACGAGGCCATCGACCCCTTCCTCGCCGAGGCCGACCTGATCCTGTGCATGACCGTGCACCCCGGCTTCGGCGGCCAGGCGTTCATGGCCGAGGTGCTCCCCAAGATCGCCCGCACCCGGGCCGCGCTGGACCGGCGCGGCCTCGGGGCCGATCTCGAGGTGGACGGGGGCATCGACGAGGGCACCGCCGGCGCCGTGGTCCGGGCCGGCGCCCGCGTGCTCGTGGCGGGGTCGGCCATCTTCGGCGACGAGCACCCCTGGGAGGCGGCCCGCCGGATCCGCCTCGCCGGCGAGAAGGCCCTGGCGGAGGCCACGTAG
- the hisG gene encoding ATP phosphoribosyltransferase, with protein sequence MLRLVLPKGSLEKATLELFAAADLAVVRGSDVDYRARIDDPRVDEVRILRPQEIPGYVAEGKFDLGITGRDWIEETGAEVLSLGELAYSKATANPIRVVLAVARDSPVTSAADLPDGARVSTEYPELTRRVLEKHGVHADVRISYGATEAKIPDIADAVVEITETGRALAAAGLRIVDTLLVSRTELIANPAAASDARKRLAMDHLMTLLQGALEARGKVLLKLNVSADELRAVVSVLPALKSPTVSELSGGGFAVETVVPKSEVNILIPALKDRGATDIIELALSKIVH encoded by the coding sequence GTGCTGCGGCTCGTCCTGCCCAAGGGCTCGCTCGAAAAGGCCACCCTCGAGCTGTTCGCGGCGGCCGACCTCGCCGTCGTGCGGGGGTCCGACGTCGACTACCGGGCCCGGATCGACGACCCGCGTGTCGACGAGGTGCGCATCCTGCGGCCGCAGGAGATCCCGGGGTACGTGGCCGAGGGCAAGTTCGACCTCGGCATCACCGGGCGCGACTGGATCGAGGAGACGGGCGCCGAGGTGCTCTCGCTCGGAGAGCTGGCGTACTCCAAGGCCACCGCCAACCCGATCCGGGTGGTGCTGGCCGTGGCCAGGGACTCGCCGGTCACGTCCGCCGCCGACCTCCCCGACGGGGCGCGGGTGTCCACCGAGTACCCCGAGCTCACCCGGCGGGTGCTCGAGAAGCACGGTGTCCACGCCGACGTGCGCATCTCCTACGGCGCCACCGAGGCGAAGATCCCCGACATCGCCGACGCCGTCGTCGAGATCACCGAGACGGGGCGGGCCCTGGCCGCCGCCGGCCTGCGCATCGTGGACACGCTCCTCGTGTCGCGCACCGAGCTCATCGCCAATCCCGCCGCCGCCTCCGACGCGCGCAAGCGCCTCGCCATGGACCACCTGATGACGCTGCTCCAGGGTGCCCTCGAGGCCCGGGGCAAGGTACTGCTCAAGCTCAACGTGTCCGCCGACGAGCTCCGGGCGGTGGTCTCGGTCCTGCCGGCGCTCAAGTCACCGACCGTGTCGGAGCTGTCCGGCGGCGGCTTCGCGGTCGAGACGGTCGTGCCCAAGTCCGAGGTGAACATCCTGATCCCGGCCCTGAAGGACCGTGGCGCCACCGACATCATCGAGCTGGCGCTGTCGAAGATCGTGCACTGA
- the ribD gene encoding bifunctional diaminohydroxyphosphoribosylaminopyrimidine deaminase/5-amino-6-(5-phosphoribosylamino)uracil reductase RibD, which produces MTPASTEQPRSGERDDDLAAMRRALALAGEVRARTSPNPWVGAVVVGTDGSSFDGATAPPGGPHAEVVALEAAGALARGATLYATLEPCAHHGRTPPCTRAIVAAGVSRVVVPFVDPDPQVSGRGVDELRAAGITVVVGTAADEAGELLAPYLKHRRTGRPWVVLKLAATLDGRIAAPDGTSRWLTGAEARADAHRLRAASDAVLVGAGTVRADDPELTARLEPAPDHQPLRVVLGQAPPDARVHPALELAGDPGSVLDELGAKGVLQLLVEGGARVAHAFHAAGLVDRYVLYLTPALFGGDDAVPMFAGPGARTVADLWRGRLVSLSPLGSDVRVELAPPGPAAPVGEGEVA; this is translated from the coding sequence ATGACGCCGGCCTCCACCGAGCAGCCCCGGTCGGGCGAACGGGACGACGACCTCGCCGCCATGCGCCGGGCGCTCGCCCTGGCCGGCGAGGTGCGGGCCCGTACGTCCCCGAACCCGTGGGTGGGCGCCGTGGTGGTGGGCACCGACGGCTCGAGCTTCGACGGGGCCACCGCCCCGCCGGGCGGCCCTCACGCCGAGGTCGTCGCGCTGGAGGCGGCCGGGGCCCTCGCCCGGGGCGCCACGCTCTACGCCACGCTCGAGCCCTGCGCCCACCACGGTCGTACGCCCCCGTGCACGCGGGCCATCGTGGCCGCCGGGGTGTCCCGGGTGGTGGTGCCGTTCGTCGACCCCGATCCCCAGGTGTCGGGGCGCGGCGTCGACGAGCTGCGGGCCGCGGGGATCACCGTCGTCGTCGGGACCGCCGCCGACGAGGCCGGCGAGCTGCTGGCGCCGTACCTGAAGCACCGTCGCACGGGGCGCCCCTGGGTCGTGCTCAAGCTGGCCGCCACCCTCGACGGGCGCATCGCCGCCCCCGACGGCACGTCGCGCTGGCTCACCGGCGCCGAGGCCCGCGCCGACGCCCACCGGCTGCGTGCCGCGTCGGATGCCGTCCTGGTGGGCGCGGGGACGGTGCGTGCCGACGACCCCGAGCTCACCGCCCGGCTCGAGCCCGCTCCCGACCACCAGCCGCTGCGCGTGGTGCTCGGGCAGGCGCCGCCCGACGCCCGCGTCCACCCCGCGCTCGAGCTGGCGGGGGACCCCGGCTCCGTGCTCGACGAGCTCGGGGCCAAGGGCGTGCTCCAACTGCTGGTGGAAGGCGGGGCCCGCGTGGCCCACGCGTTCCACGCGGCGGGCCTCGTCGACCGCTACGTGCTGTACCTGACGCCGGCCCTGTTCGGCGGGGACGACGCCGTGCCCATGTTCGCCGGCCCCGGGGCCCGCACGGTCGCCGACCTGTGGCGGGGACGACTGGTGTCGCTGTCCCCCCTCGGGTCGGACGTGCGGGTCGAGCTGGCCCCTCCGGGCCCGGCCGCGCCCGTGGGCGAGGGAGAGGTGGCCTGA